From Triticum aestivum cultivar Chinese Spring chromosome 4A, IWGSC CS RefSeq v2.1, whole genome shotgun sequence, a single genomic window includes:
- the LOC123084763 gene encoding alanine--glyoxylate aminotransferase 2 homolog 1, mitochondrial, with protein MASSLLRRAAAGRGRCPSPAEALRRLVSSEAAPEQALPRPLPEMPPFDHRPSPYAGMGGAEILEKRKKFLGPSLFYYYQKPLNIVEGKMQYLYDEQGKRYLDCFGGIVTVSCGHCHPDIVKAVQEQTKLLQHTTTIYLHHAIVEFAEALASKMPGNLKVVYFVNSGTEANELAMLMARLYSGNLGMIALRNGYHGGSAGTIGLTGLQTWKYPIPQGEIHHVMNPDPYRGAFGSDAAAYAREVEEHINFGSSGRVGGFIAETFQGVGGTIELAPGYLKSVYDTVRKAGGVCIADEVQSGFGRTGSNYWGFQTQDVIPDIVTMAKGIGNGLPLGAVVTTPEIASVMAQKIQFNTFGGNPVCSAGGLAVLKVLDKEKRQAHCADVGAHLVERLKSLQQKHEIIGDVRGRGLMLGVELVTDRTEKTPAKAETAVLFEKLKDLGVLVGKGGLHGNVFRIKPPMCFSKDDADFLVDAMDYAMSGF; from the exons ATGGCCTCCTCGCTGCTTCGCCGCGcggccgccggccgcgggcggtgtCCGTCGCCGGCGGAGGCGCTGCGGAGGCTGGTGTCCTCGGAGGCGGCGCCGGAGCAGGCCCTACCGCGGCCTCTGCCGGAGATGCCGCCGTTCGACCACCGGCCGAGCCCGTACGCCGGGATGGGCGGCGCCGAGATCCTCGAGAAGCGGAAGAAGTTCCTTGGCCCCTCCCTCTTCTACTACTACCAGAAGCCG CTCAACATCGTCGAAGGGAAGATGCAGTACCTGTACGACGAACAAGGCAAGAGATACCTCGATTGCTTCGGAGGCATCGTCACGGTGTCATGTGGCCATTGCCACCCTGATATTGTCAAGGCCGTGCAGGAGCAGACCAAGTTGCTTCAGCACACCACCACCATATACTTGCATCATGCCATCGTCGAGTTTGCCGAGGCGCTTGCCTCCAAGATGCCAGGCAATCTCAAG GTTGTGTACTTCGTCAATTCTGGGACCGAAGCGAATGAACTAGCAATGTTGATGGCTCGGCTGTACAGCGGGAATCTCGGTATGATTGCATTGAGAAATGGATACCACGGTGGGAGTGCTGGAACAATAGGTCTCACGGGTTTGCAGACGTGGAAGTACCCGATTCCTCAG GGTGAGATTCATCATGTCATGAATCCGGATCCTTACCGTGGAGCTTTTGGGTCTGATGCTGCAGCTTATGCCAGGGAAGTCGAAGAACACATAAATTTTGGCAGTTCAGGAAGGGTTGGAGGTTTTATCGCAGAAACTTTCCAA GGTGTAGGAGGTACTATTGAACTAGCTCCTGGATACCTGAAGTCGGTCTATGATACTGTCCGGAAGGCGGGTGGTGTCTGTATAGCTGATGAAGTCCAAAGTGGTTTTGGCCGTACTGGAAGTAACTACTGGGGATTCCAGACGCAGGATGTCATCCCTGACATTGTAACGATGGCAAAG gGAATCGGCAACGGTCTACCACTCGGTGCAGTTGTAACAACTCCTGAGATTGCTAGCGTGATGGCTCAGAAGATCCAGTTCAACACATTTGGTGGGAACCCTGTCTGTTCTGCTGGTGGATTGGCTGTGCTCAAGGTTCTCGACAAGGAGAAACGGCAGGCGCATTGCGCAGATGTCGGCGCTCACTTGGTGGAACGTCTGAAATCTCTTCAGCAGAAGCATGAAA TCATTGGAGATGTCAGAGGAAGGGGGCTGATGCTTGGGGTGGAGCTCGTCACTGACAGGACGGAGAAGACACCGGCCAAGGCTGAGACCGCTGTTCTGTTTGAGAAACTCAAGG ATCTTGGTGTTCTAGTCGGCAAAGGCGGTCTCCACGGCAACGTCTTCAGGATAAAACCACCTATGTGCTTCTCCAAGGACGATGCAG ATTTCTTGGTGGACGCCATGGACTATGCGATGTCAGGGTTCTGA